A genome region from Triticum aestivum cultivar Chinese Spring chromosome 2B, IWGSC CS RefSeq v2.1, whole genome shotgun sequence includes the following:
- the LOC123039055 gene encoding protein SRC2-like — MAHRVLELTLVSASNLPSVNLFSGMQVYAVASVYGDPRTRQRTLTDRDGETEPVWNHTVWFAVSPTAAAAGRAYLHVLLRTECYFGGSFGLDDRDVGEVFIPVADLLAGACATGGGTPWRCASYPVRKAQSSRHHGTLSIAYRLGPVVVPPPPLSEPYCQAVIPPCRPARRNFTWNGRFALGLG; from the coding sequence ATGGCGCACAGGGTCCTGGAGCTGACGCTCGTCTCGGCGAGCAACCTGCCGAGCGTGAACCTGTTCAGCGGCATGCAGGTGTACGCCGTGGCGTCCGTGTACGGCGACCCTCGCACTCGCCAGCGGACCCTGACCGACCGCGACGGCGAGACGGAGCCAGTGTGGAACCACACGGTCTGGTTCGCCGTTTCGCCCACGGCCGCCGCGGCTGGGCGCGCCTACCTCCACGTGCTCCTCCGCACCGAGTGCTACTTCGGCGGCTCGTTCGGCCTCGACGACCGCGACGTCGGCGAGGTGTTCATCCCCGTCGCCGACCTGCTCGCGGGCGCCTGCGCCACCGGAGGAGGCACCCCGTGGCGCTGCGCGTCGTACCCGGTCCGGAAGGCGCAGAGCAGCAGGCACCATGGCACGCTCAGCATTGCGTACCGCCTAGGCCCCGTGGTGGTGCCGCCGCCTCCCCTCTCGGAACCCTATTGCCAGGCGGTCATCCCGCCGTGCCGGCCGGCGCGGAGGAATTTCACCTGGAACGGTCGCTTCGCGCTGGGGCTCGGCTAG